A window of the Candidatus Cloacimonadota bacterium genome harbors these coding sequences:
- the rpsL gene encoding 30S ribosomal protein S12, translating to MPTINQLIRKGRSVVEVKKKNRALMGCPQRRGVCTRVYTTTPKKPNSALRKVARVRLVNGFEVTAYIPGEG from the coding sequence GTGCCAACCATCAATCAACTGATCCGAAAAGGAAGATCTGTAGTTGAGGTCAAAAAGAAAAACAGGGCGCTTATGGGATGTCCGCAAAGGCGCGGAGTATGCACTCGTGTTTACACGACTACGCCCAAAAAACCCAACTCAGCTCTTCGTAAAGTCGCTCGTGTCCGTCTTGTGAACGGATTTGAAGTTACAGCTTATATTCCCGGTGAAGGACA